AGACTCACTATTGTTTCCAAATTCACTTTGATCTCCCGTTCTGCTTATGCTTTTGTATGCGACTGCTATGTAAATACCAAACCCACTCCACTCTACCTCCCAGTAATGACATCCAGTCAGACTTTCTCTGCTCAGGACCTGAGACCTGTTCATGAATCTTTCAGGGTGACCTGGATATGCCTGTTTTTTACTCACAAATGTTGCCCTTCTGTTCTCTTCAGATAATAACAGCCGCATGTTTACAGTGTCTGGATCCAGTGTGAGCTGAGTTGAAAACTTTAAGAATTCAGCTCTGGTTTGTGGCTCTGGTTGAGGTAGCAACACGTCTACATCAGTCACTGTGCGGGAAACTTTTTGCCATCCTTCCTGAAGATCATCCTGCAGTTTATTTTTCACCTCTAATACAGCAGCCGGCACATCATCAAAGTACAGCAGAGGATGACGTTTAGTAAAAGGTATCTCTGTAGATTCAGTAAAATTTGAGAACAAAGGGAACATGTGTAGAAACTGAGTGTGATCCTCTGTGTGAGAGAGCTGTTCCAGTTCagcatgttttcttttcagttcaCTGAGCTCTTCCTGCAGTTTTTCCATAACCTGTTTAGCTCGTTTTACTTCAGTTCTCTGTTGGCATCTGATCTGTTGCTGGATATcagaatttttttctttgatgtgAAAGAAAATTTGTTCAAATGTCTTCTCAGTGTCCCTCACAGCTTTATCAGCAGACTGATTGATGGCCTCCATTTCCTGCAGAAACACCTTAACATGTTCTTCTCTGTCCTGAATTCTTATTTGAAAATTTTCCAGACACGGCTTCAGCTCTTTCTGCTTTTCAGTTCTTTCTGTTGAAGCTGGGACTGTGTCGTGGCCTTTATGTTCACCCATGGAGCACAAATAACAGATACACTGCTGATCCGTGCGACAGAAAATCTTCATTACCTCATTGTGGTGAGAGCACATGTTCTCCTGAAGCTTCTTGAATGGGTTGACCAGTTTGTGTTTCTTCAATCCATCTACATTATTATGAGGCTGTAGATGGCGCTCACAATAAGAGACCACACAGTGCAGACACGACTTGAAGGCTTTCAGTTTTCTCCCACTACAaacatcacaggccacatctccaggtccagcatagcagtgatTAGCAGGAACAGCATACAGTCCAGTCTGCTTCACTTCCTCCACTAACTCTGCTAACATGGTGTTTTTCACCAGAGCAGGCCTTGGTATGAAGGTCTGTCTGCACTGAGGACAGCTGTGGATGTGCTTCTGATCCTGTCCATCCCAGTGAATTTTAATACAGTCCCtgcagtagctgtgtccacagggAATAGTCACAGGATCATTCAGTAGATCCAAACAGATCGCGCAGCAGAGTTTGTCACCAGCAATTTTAAATCCTTTCTGTGCCATTTCTCCCCATAGACAAAGTGTCAGGGAatgcatgtgaatgttttacagTTTTGACAGAGAGCAAAAGAAGGAGGGGTTGACACATTCTGATAGATTCCAGAAACAGGATCAGCAGGTTTGAATGACCTAATATGTGTTAAGTGCATTGCTATGCATTCCTGCCTCAGTAACTGGAAACGCCTGAGAAATCATCTTCCACCAAAAACAAGAGGAAgcttttcttatattttatttaggTTATTGTAATTGCATCCATATATCATAATAATATATTTGAGAATGCTTTGGTACTCTCTTGCCCTCCTCATGTtactattatcattattattatgacaGTGATTGAAATGCACCTAATTTCAAACACCAAATAATCTTTACCAGGTGAGCATTTTCCTTTTGGTTTGAAGTCTAAGACATGTATAAATGTTACATATTTGTGAAGACTAACATTGTTTAAGTATGTCAGGGCATCGCAGCAATGCACAGTTAGCCCCGTAGAATCAGCTGATGTCGgatgtcggagtggaggatccCATCCTGTACCTTCTACAGAGAGGCCACTCACACCTGAAAAAGGGAAagggcacggtcaggatcctgtttcttgactttttgaGTGCCTTTAATGCAATCCGGCCCCGTCTACTTCAGGAAAAACTAAACAGGATGCAGGcggacccctgcctggtcgcttggatctccgactacctcactgacagaccacagtacgtcaggctgaaggtcATCAcatctgacactgtggtcagcagcacaggggcaccacagggaactgtgctttcccctcttctcttcaccctgtacacctctgacttctgctataactctgaattatgccatattctgaagtttgtggacgacacggccatcatggggtgtatctgggatgaccagggccctgtttcaggaagccggtttagtggaaaaactgagtaagtataccctgagttaacgaaaactctgggttttcggtttcacaaagcgagttcagctgaagcctgagtgagtcactatgacgacacacgccgtgaagctaacctgccccctagcaggtttactacaactaaccctgactgtctccgcccctttgtcggaaacctgacagtaggaagtgtcagacatggcgtgccccttccttgaagagccagtagatcgtgaagcccaaattctccgcagagctctccgccgggagagagtgatcagagcgcgtttggacattttatcatttcctgatgattgtctgtgcgaacgttaccgtttttcagcacaatctataatttatttggataacatcctcaggccatatattacgcatgtgacacatcgcggacattctctcagttctgtacatattatttgtattgcacttcggttttttttgcaaacgggagctttctgtataatattggtgacgctgagcacgtttccaaggctaccgtctgtcgggcagtcaggaatgttacagttgcactgaaacgtctcctgtactcgtttgtggtgttccccggtcatagacccacaagattaatcaaagagggatgccacaaaattgcaggtatcaggatgaacaaaacttaatacatgatgtggtgatacttgaactactacttaaatattacatttattttcagggttcccaggcgtgattggctgtatagatggcactcacattccaatcattgcaccttcagtaaatgaaggagactatgtgaacaggaagtctttccacagcattaatgtacaggtacatagttccctgtagcatttcaaactaacaaattatttcattatagtaatggatgctaatttgtgttctctgcactgtgaagatcatatgtgatgctgccaacattatcacaaatgtggaagccaagtggccaggctctgtccatgactcacaaatattccgtgaatgtacactgagcacaaaatttggacatggtgagttgagaatactttaaaatatataaagaccaattgcttcagggacatttgaactgaagtgtatccttctgtcttaggagagttcactggctacttgcttggtgatagggggtatccatgtttaccctatttgcttaccccttactctgaccctgaaccgggcccacagcagcgatataatctggctaattgcaggacaagagccagaattgaaatgactatcggaatgcttaaggcccggttccagtgcctgcaaagactcagggtcaccccagaaagggcatgtgacattattgtggcatgtgtgattcttcacaacattgccacaattagaggagaacactgtccttctgaaccaaacagcagtgatccaaaccatgaacatcctgaccctcccacggacatacaagatggaagtgcagtcagagacaccatatgtcacaatcatttcctttgacccatcacctcaacatgttgaaagaagaataaacagattttttgttcaactggctttattggtcacctgtgtttcctgtacacaaagtattaaaagatgtaaacctcataaagtgtctctgttgcttcctcctctgtaacagctgtcaatgtttcttcattattttcctgtagtaaagaaataaacaacattgctgttctactgtaacctcatataatctgtggagtattactcacaactgcatgttggtctggctcaacaggaggctgcaccagatgcagtacaccaccaccatcaactgatagaatatgaggtttatacaggtcacttataacttacaagggaccaaatggcaattaacaaacataccaagcaccttacacttcattgtcattatgctctcaaagacaaccaagactgagggaaggcaaaatcagtaggaaaataacttcactacaaaataatccattatggtaaagagtttatcaaatgaatgagtagcactgcaaaggtgactgtgaagaaaggatgtatgcacatcatgtattattttgaatttaccccctatgtaggcacttgtgtcttgcggggttattgactcagaggatgtccccgcagagatgccttcggccacagggcgcccactgttttggctgagggccaactgctcagcctctgtgagtggtggtggtggaggacccccacctgtttttcgggcctccgctttttttctgttggctataacgggccacatttgagcatacagagtaagcaaatatgtacttgtaatgtgctcagataatttcaataagtgcttacagaaaggaaattaatgtagcctctaactgcaattgatttacatcggacaaacagaccaagcactatggctcataatacaattacaccttacctgtttggactatatttttctatttcatttttacttgctgccaggaacgtttggggcctgttgggttgcacctgcgctcacatcacgtcacaaaataaaatgtataaaataacaaataaaataacatatgataaaataacgtgttaaatgggtggaaatccctagatcaatgtttatattaacactcacgcattgactctgtcggctatgttttgccatgcatgctccctttcttttgcagctgtggctaactttacttttttccgcggaatttgcatgttatcagcatatgctgccatcagaatttcggcctcaagcgctgtaaaatacattgaccgcgccttctttccctccgtctccatggtgactcgcttaatctgtgctccgcttatcagggctttatgtatcctcgtcctgcgcgcttcacttggggttaaagcaactccgcgttgactgaactaattgttatcagcctttctgaaaccgaatattccgagttggacagttcggggttactcaaccctgagtatcgtttttcactctgttttctaaaccggcttcctgaaacagggcccaggaaGAGGAGTAGAGGAGTCTGGCGAGGAACTTTGTCACATGGGAGTCACTCAAACCACCTGCAGCTCAACACATGAGAGACCAAgaaactggttgtggacttcgggaggtccagactAGTTCGGATAGagggagaggaggtggaggtggtcaacaaatacaagtacctcgggctgtgggtggacaacaaACTTGGACTGGTCATACAACACGctgcacctgtataaaaaaggccaaagcagactgtacttcctcaggaggctgaggtcttttgaCATCTGCACGAAGCtactgaggatgttttaccagtcggtagTTGCCAGAGCtgttctatgctgtggtgtgctgggggagcagcacagcaaagaaggactcatccaggctggacaaactgatcaggaaggctgtggtcggcatgaagctggatgATGGGTCTGTCTAGCACAACCCCTCACTGGAATGAGACAATTCTACTACAACAGCAGAAGGAAGACGCAAGTCACCAAAGTTCTTTGTGTTACTCGTGcacgagggagagaactgtgacaagCGTGTTCCTGTAGCTCACCCCAGTCTCTCTCGTCTGCTCTCttgtaacactgctctttattgaggttacatgaatatgcataggttcattaacataggATATCTTACATAGGCGTACATgtaaacaaagagtaccttgtcTGTGTGTACGTataggcgtgtgtgtgtgtgtgtgtgtgtgtgtgtgtgcgtgtgtgtgtggggtcaagATGTGGCCCTGTGaacgacttccctaaacctgctggcctggaagtccagcagttcatctaaacaaaaggcacttataCTGAAACAGATATAGTTGTGTTTACCATACCATAAAACAGTAAGAGAAGGTATGACTATGACCTCTCTCATGACCCcaggatgtgtgtgtatgccagagtgctctgggaggcacacagagtctttgcaGACTGCTAAGGATCAGACATCCTATCattatgcaatcgattataaaactgagcatatatgagtaaatatttctaagcataaatgacgaTCCACAATATAAACCTGACATTGGACACTGgcgacagtggcagagaaaaggacactaaactgctggacattatggacaatgctgggcattcTCTGCACACAGTCGTAAATAATCAGAGGAGCCTATTCAGCGACAGtttgcttctcccaaagtcaagaaccaacagacttaaaaactcctttgtcccacacgctgTTACGGCCCTGGGCTGGCTGTGTACCTCTGTTGTGCTCTGTGTCTTTAAGAGTCTAGCCAACGGAAAAGTTTTCCCAATCCCTGAGGTAATTGAAAACCCTGTCAatgattctgtttttgtttttgaacctGCCGCTGACAGTCTGCCCTCTGTTTTTCCTGCCTGCGTTGTCACGCGCGCCCACAAGCGCAAATACGGTGAtgttagtatttagtatttatttatttattgtcattgtcaagaacaatgaaattgcgtttggggcttccatacaaccccaaaaaaagaagaaaataataaataccccttaaaacccaagtgtacatatttaacccagtgtgactccaatgcaataagacaatccttagcaataatgttcgtagaaattcagacaaagacctgagaaacatgacaaaatacaacaatgcaacccattcaatattattgtactgtgagatatgatatcagatatgatagttatctatttaagaaagggggggggggggggggcaggagggggaagagaataaagatatgatgcaccaatgcagaccagttcattgctattaagaagttggatatggttattgtccgtgagaggggggcagagagttcaggagcctcacagcctgtggatacaggctgttggccagtctggatgttctggcctgtatagacctgtaccttctccctgagggcagcagatggaaaaggtggcgcgcagggtgatgttggtcccgcaggatactgtgcaccctcctcagacagcgagtggggaagatattactgatctctggcagacttgttccaataattctgccagcttctttcaccacccgctggagtgcttgctgatcggccttggtgcagctggggaaccacactagaaatccatatgtcagaacgctgctgatggcacagttgtagaagttcaacatcagagatctgggaatgtgtgcgctccgcagtctcctcaggtagtagaggcgctgttgggccttccgtacaactgaggtgatatggttgccccaggacaggtcctcggtcacagttacccccaagaatttaaaactgctcaccctctccaccgcctcactgccaatgaagagaggcagatggttgttatggcccctcttccggaaatctacaatgatctccttggtctttttggtgtttaagaccaagttattgtcgtggcaccatgactcaaagcagcaaccatcgttcccatcccaaaacagtcaaatgtcacatgtctgaacgatttcagacctgtggcactcacccccattcccgccaaatgcctggagagactggtcattaaacacatcagagctgcttttccaccatccctggactctGTTGACTTGTCTGACTCTTTTCTATGTTCTGAAGCTGTTCCTGAGAAAGCTGAAAAATGCTTGTCTGATAGAATGCTACCCGCTACACCTGACCTGTCTTTTGAGGTAGACAAAACAGATTTTGTCCATGTGCAACAGAATGATCCATCTCTGGCCAAATGTTTACTCGCCGCAAATTCCAGCGATCAGAATCCTCGTGTTTACAACATTGAAAATGATGTGTTAATGCGTAAATGGCATCCTCCCTCATCTAGTGATCTTGGCTGGAATGTATTTCAACAGGTAGTTGTAAAATCCGACCTCAAGTACTCAGCCTCGCACATGACAGTTTCTCTGGACATTTAGGAATTAGGAAAACTTACCACCGTATTCTGCGTCACTTTTTCTGGCCAGGTTTGAAGTCTGATGTAACCAAGTACTGCCGTTCATGCCACATTTGCCAGGTCAGTGGAAAACCCAACCAGGTTATTCCTCCCACTCCACTGCATCCAATCCCGGCTTTAGGCGAACCATTTGAGCACGTAATCATTGATTGTGTAGGTCCGCTTCCAAAAACAAAGTCAGGACATCAGTACATCTTGACTTTGATGTGCGCCGCCACACGCTTCCCCGAGGCGATTCCGCTACACACTATCAAAGTCAAAGCCATCGTCAGAGCATTAGTAAACTTTTTCTCCACTTTCGGTTTGCCTTAATCAGTTCAAACGGACCAAGGGTCAAACTTTATGTCCAAGATTTTCGCTCAGTTCTTAAAATCGCTCGGCATAAAGCATCAAAAGTCCAGTGCGTATCATCCCAAATCACAGGGTGCACTTGAGCGTTTCCACCAAACATTAAAAGCCATGATGAGGAAGTTCTGCCTCGAGTCAGGAAGAGAGTGGGATGAGGGTCTGCCACTTCTCCTTCTAgcggtgagagagagtgtgtagGAGTCCACGGGTTTCAGTCCCGCGGAGCTGGTGTTTGGACACACAGTGCGTGGTCCCCTGCGGCTGCTTAAAGAGAAATAACTGTCTGACACGGCTACCCCCGAGCAGAATGTATTAGATTACGTAAATTGTTTTAGGGAGCGTCTGCATAAAGCCTGCGAAATTGCATGCGAGGCTCTTTCCGCGTCTCAGgagaaaatgaaaaggaaatttgattaaaaagtctgtgcagAGAAAATCTGaggtgggtgacaaagtgttgACTCTCCTACCCGTTCCTGGATCCTCTCTCCAGGCAAAGTTCTGTGGGCCCTATACTGTCCAAGAGAAACTGAGTAACACAGATTATGTTACAGGTACCCCAGACCATAGGACAAAGTGTTGTGTGTGCCATGTTAATCTGATGAAGCCTTATGTTGTTTGTGATACAGGTGTAAACTCCTCTTCATCCCCCTCTTCATCCCCCGCTGCGCTGTGCTGTGTTCctcctgaaggaaaaaagagggaACACAcgcatgtaaaggaagcactcaaaacgtgcagttatcctaaatgggcgttcttaaagtcagcagagaggcacagaaaagaagatcagacaccagcgagggaggataagaaggacagacgcaacaacattgtcatcccctatgtagccggtgtatcagaaaaactcaggttttctccaagcatgacatcccggtgcatttcagacccagcaacacactcaggcaaaaactggttcacccgaaagacaaaacgccaaaacacagacttaacaatgtggtgtatgctgtacagtgcagcgaggaatgctcagacctctacattggagagaccaaacagccacttcacaagcgcatggcacaacacagaagagccacctccacaggacaagactcagcagtccatctgcatcttaaggataaaggacactctttcgaggatgccaatgttcacattttggacagagaggacagatggtttgaaagaggagtgaaagaagccatctatgtccactgtgagcgaccatctttgaacagaggcggtggttacgacaccaactctctgccatctataatccagttttgagatcccttcccagacgccttaacacccactcacatcctggtccatctgatctcaggaaatcgcatgataaggtggggccaggtttcacaatgaactcacccgaaaccctggctgattgggacccacacccgctttcacaccttggctcaggcgattagaggatcatcaggggtccttttgtccctctgtggggggaaactcccactaggtttaaatctgggactctccaccatttgaccttagaactgaagaagcttctcggatgagaggtgaaacgtcttcaagcaacttaaagaagtccagacgattttctttgcaagctcctttgacaacaaAATGTAATCTTACTGGGATGTCCTAAAGACATGGACCCATGACAATGGCTTTTTACCTTTCACTTTTAAACCAAATGTCAGCTTGGTACTTAAAGTTCCGTCTTCATTCCTGTGCAGATAAACATATACTCTTCCTTGTAACTGTGTGAAGCAACAaccagcttttttcttttttttttaaagagcatcTCAATGTTTTCACCTGTGTGCAATGGTTCTTTTTTTCTGGAACCTACAGCATTCTGATTATGAGGGTCTGCACTCATCATTGTTTTTTATCATAATCAGAATGCTCTAGGTACACTTTGATTGCAGTCTAAATTACACCATGAACAAATGAGCTGTCTGGAGAATTAAATCTGAGAATGTTAGCATGCTCCAACCTGTTAACAGCTTCATTGATTCTTTTTTGCTGGTTTCACTGCAGCAACACAGGTTTGGCAAACTGaatcaaatataaaataagaatTTCCAACATACGCTTTTTTGGTTCTTGTGCTTCTTGGACAAAAATGTAATATGATCATCATTCCATTTCAAATTACATGATTTAACTttcatttaataatttatttcatTCAATAAATGAAGATCAACCCCCAAAGCAGATATTGAGTTTATTATTGCaatcccattcttaatccaaGGAATTAATATGACGTCATCCGACACcttgcagctataacagctttaaCCCTTCTGTGAATGCTTTGCACAAGGTTAGAAGTGTTTAGAAGTGTTTATAGGACTTTTTGACCATTTTTCTAAAAGTGCATTTATAAGGTTAGACACAGATATTGGACATAAAGGCAGGGCTTGGAGTCTTTGCTCGAATTCATCCAAAAGCTTTGGGGCAGGACCAGTGAAGTTCTTCCCCACTTCCTCACCCACGTCTTTATCAACGTTGCTTTGTGCTCTGGTGCACAGTCACGTTGGAACATGAAGGGGCCATCCTAAAACTGTTCCTACAAAGTTGGGTGCACCACTGCATCTGATTCGCTGCATTATGCTTGGTGATGTAAGacttggatgcagctgctcagccatggaaatTTATTCCATGAAGCTCTCAACTCACTGTTCTAAAGataatctgaaggccacatgaagtttgaAGGTCTGTAGCAACTGACTCtgtagaaaaatatttcaacTGTTACTTGGTGGTTCAAAGTTCTCTTTTCAGAGGGATGTCaactttgcattttatttggaaGGGTGTAGAAGAAGAGTGGAGAGGCACAAGTTCCCAGTTTTGGATGATTTGGGGTGTCATGTCATGAGTTGCGGTGGTGGTTGGTCCACTGTGTTTTATCAAGTCCAAAGTCAATGCAATCACCTACCAGGAGATTTTAGATTACTTTATTTCTCATGACAAGCTTTATGGAGactcacatttcttttttcaacCATGCTAGCACCTCCTCACAGTGCTAAAGCTAATACTAGAGGGTCTGCTGACCAGAGGGATGAGAAACAGCCAACCCAAAAATTCAGATGAGCTAAAGGCTGCTATCAAAACTTGACTtcaaaaacacctcagcagtACCACAAGGTGACTGCCTCCATGCCACACCACGATCATATAGTAACTCATGTTAAAGGAGCCTCAGCCAAGTACTTAGTGTAGAAACGAgcaattagaaagaaaaaaacaaacacaaatacatacaataaacataacttaataaatacttaaaaacaggggcgattctaggatcagaggtctgggggtgctgagcactcGGAGAGCTccccagccaggcaagataaactttactcgtcacaatgagacttcttccctgtctctgtcagtccctgcatccttaaatgtctccagttgtcccCAGTTCTCTCTGACTGcctccttggtgcatttaaagcCCTGCTACTCAAtgtcctcatcgtctgttgtcttcgtctctgttaacagtcatcataat
The Maylandia zebra isolate NMK-2024a linkage group LG7, Mzebra_GT3a, whole genome shotgun sequence DNA segment above includes these coding regions:
- the LOC101477979 gene encoding tripartite motif-containing protein 16-like codes for the protein MAQKGFKIAGDKLCCAICLDLLNDPVTIPCGHSYCRDCIKIHWDGQDQKHIHSCPQCRQTFIPRPALVKNTMLAELVEEVKQTGLYAVPANHCYAGPGDVACDVCSGRKLKAFKSCLHCVVSYCERHLQPHNNVDGLKKHKLVNPFKKLQENMCSHHNEVMKIFCRTDQQCICYLCSMGEHKGHDTVPASTERTEKQKELKPCLENFQIRIQDREEHVKVFLQEMEAINQSADKAVRDTEKTFEQIFFHIKEKNSDIQQQIRCQQRTEVKRAKQVMEKLQEELSELKRKHAELEQLSHTEDHTQFLHMFPLFSNFTESTEIPFTKRHPLLYFDDVPAAVLEVKNKLQDDLQEGWQKVSRTVTDVDVLLPQPEPQTRAEFLKFSTQLTLDPDTVNMRLLLSEENRRATFVSKKQAYPGHPERFMNRSQVLSRESLTGCHYWEVEWSGFGIYIAVAYKSISRTGDQSEFGNNSESWALDCYSSNYSLSHGKNCYRFTGPVSSKIGVYLDHKAGILSFYSVSGTMTLLHRVQTTFNQPLYVGLRASHFLGSDSSAVFV